In the genome of Rhodamnia argentea isolate NSW1041297 chromosome 3, ASM2092103v1, whole genome shotgun sequence, one region contains:
- the LOC125314453 gene encoding FCS-Like Zinc finger 3-like: MAASPRAAMLYYAGCEDRHCEPHFLQSCFLCNKRLGFNSDIFMYRGDTAFCSKECRQEQIEMDEAKEKSWKSSPSSSSSSSSSRASRKSESAKSSNKAVRTGTVAVA; the protein is encoded by the exons ATGGCCGCTTCGCCGAGGGCAGCGATGCTGTACTACGCCGGGTGCGAGGATCGCCACTGCGAGCCCCACTTCCTCCAGTCCTGCTTCCTCTGCAACAAGCGTCTCGGGTTCAACTCCGACATCTTCATGTACAG gGGCGACACGGCGTTCTGTAGCAAAGAGTGCAGGCAAGAACAGATAGAGATGGACGAGGCGAAAGAGAAGAGCTGGAAGAGTTCgccatcgtcgtcttcctcctcctcctcgtcgagGGCTTCGAGGAAATCAGAGTCGGCCAAGAGCAGCAACAAGGCCGTACGGACTGGCACGGTGGCGGTCGCGTGA
- the LOC125314449 gene encoding ATP synthase subunit delta', mitochondrial-like codes for MFRQAAKLLHRPILTPSAMRASSRPFSADLPAEQTADAAFVEAWKKLVPNIDPPKTPLSFMLPRPATPSSIPSKLTVNFVLPYASELSQKEVDMVIVPATTGQLGVLPGHVPTIAELKPGLMLVHDGNDVTKYFVSSGFAFIHANSYADIIAVEAVPIDRIDASLVQKGLAEFTQKLNSASTDLEKAEAQIGVDVHSALNFALTG; via the exons ATGTTCCGGCAGGCCGCGAAGCTCCTCCACCGGCCCATCCTGACCCCTTCCGCGATGAGGGCCTCCTCCCGCCCTTTCTCTGCCGATCTCCCGGCGGAGCAGACGGCGGACGCTGCGTTCGTGGAGGCGTGGAAGAAGCTGGTTCCCAACATCGACCCGCCCAAAACCCCCCTCTCCTTCATGCTACCAAGGCCTGCCACTCCGTCTTCCATCCCGTCCAAGCTCACGGTCAATTTCGTCCTCCCATATGCCTCGGAGTTGTCCCAAAAGGAG GTGGACATGGTCATAGTACCAGCAACAACAGGACAACTTGGTGTTCTTCCTGGACATGTGCCAACTATTGCAGAACTGAAACCTGGACTAATGTTGGTTCATGATGGAAATGATGTGACAAAGTACTTTGTCAGCAGTGGCTTTGCTTTCATCCATGCTAACTCATATGCAGATATTATCGCTGTTGAGGCTGTGCcgattgatcgaattgatgcgAGCCTGGTCCAGAAGGGGCTTGCCGAGTTCACCCAGAAGTTGAACTCAGCCTCCACCGACTTGGAAAAGGCTGAAGCACAAATTGGAGTGGATGTGCATAGTGCTCTGAACTTCGCTCTAACCGGTTAA